From the genome of Bacteroides sp. MSB163, one region includes:
- a CDS encoding outer membrane beta-barrel protein gives MKRLLILFTLFLSYASTTLQAQDYLPQNFSISLGGGLTLPRVEGNRNDFFCKNGDRAGYNLMTEGRYYFMPNFALGLQYDYLRVARLPDKMHLHYIHPNITYRYLWSEGNQGVFLSFGIGYMNYQERTYQRGERNGMSFQRGYCGLSFSMGYEFYITPKLSGVFRADILTADWFANPDARLSNPYDYDDGIDHSWFKNNVTFFNLGFAVQFGR, from the coding sequence ATGAAACGACTCTTAATTCTCTTCACTCTCTTTTTGAGTTATGCAAGCACAACCTTGCAAGCACAAGACTACCTGCCGCAAAACTTCAGTATCTCACTGGGTGGCGGACTAACATTGCCGCGCGTAGAAGGAAACCGTAATGACTTTTTCTGTAAAAATGGCGACCGTGCGGGATACAACCTGATGACAGAAGGGCGTTACTACTTCATGCCCAACTTTGCCTTAGGGCTTCAGTATGATTACTTACGGGTAGCTCGTCTACCGGATAAAATGCACCTCCATTATATACACCCCAATATAACTTACCGTTACTTGTGGAGCGAGGGAAACCAAGGGGTGTTTCTTTCATTCGGCATAGGCTACATGAACTATCAGGAACGTACTTACCAACGAGGTGAACGGAATGGAATGTCTTTTCAGAGAGGGTATTGCGGACTGTCATTCAGCATGGGTTACGAATTCTACATTACCCCAAAATTATCAGGAGTGTTTCGTGCAGATATACTCACAGCCGACTGGTTTGCAAACCCCGACGCACGGCTTTCCAATCCATACGATTATGATGACGGAATAGACCACAGTTGGTTTAAGAACAATGTTACATTCTTTAATCTGGGATTTGCGGTACAGTTTGGACGATAA
- a CDS encoding type II toxin-antitoxin system RelE/ParE family toxin yields MVKLKVVWSPTAVDQLQQIILFYNTRNNNTKYSQYIVRIIKESLKLISCFPYMYRATSLPTTRCFPCEYFRVYYSIYSEHILVEAVFDTRQDPEKNSFPITFFRCGCYRPNCTANPRLKNVTLFLNQLWSIPSS; encoded by the coding sequence ATGGTTAAGCTAAAAGTAGTTTGGTCTCCGACGGCTGTCGATCAGTTGCAGCAGATTATTCTTTTCTACAACACTCGCAATAATAATACGAAATATAGTCAATATATAGTTCGCATAATAAAAGAATCATTAAAACTGATTTCTTGTTTTCCTTACATGTATCGAGCTACTTCATTGCCCACTACAAGATGCTTTCCGTGTGAGTATTTCAGAGTTTATTATAGCATTTATAGTGAGCATATCTTGGTTGAAGCGGTTTTTGATACACGACAAGATCCTGAAAAAAATTCCTTTCCAATAACTTTTTTCCGGTGTGGCTGTTATCGTCCAAACTGTACCGCAAATCCCAGATTAAAGAATGTAACATTGTTCTTAAACCAACTGTGGTCTATTCCGTCATCATAA
- the mfd gene encoding transcription-repair coupling factor, with the protein MTITELQQRYAAHPNVEAMSGLLKNPSVRTLFCGGLCASAASLFSSVLVQRGEFPFVFILGDLEEAGYFYHDLTQVLGTDKVLFFPSSFRRAIKYGQKDAANEILRTEVLSRLQKGEEGLCVVTYPDALAEKVVSRKELGDKTLKLHSGENVDTNFIMEVLRSYGFEYVDYVYEPGQYAVRGSIIDVFSFSSEFPYRIDFFGDEVESIRTFEVETQLSKEKKDSIVIVPDLSRSLEQGGASGMVSFLDFLSADTVLAMRDLLWLRERIQTVHDETLTPQAIAAREAEESGCITLDGKLIDGSEFTLRALDFRRMEFGNKPTGTPDATITFDTSAQPIFRKNFDMVAESFKEYMEKGYALYICSDSMKQTDRIRAIFEDRGDQIAFTAVERTLHEGFADNALRLCIFTDHQLFDRFHKYNLKSDKARSGKVALSLKELNQFTPGDYVVHTDHGVGRFSGLVRIPNGDTTQEVMKLVYQNEDVVFVSIHSLHKVSKYKGKDGEAPRLNKLGTGAWEKLKERTKTKIKDIARDLIRLYSQRREEKGFQFSVDSFLQRELEASFIYEDTPDQSKATADVKADMESNRPMDRLVCGDVGFGKTEVAVRAAFKAVADNKQVAVLVPTTVLAYQHFQTFKDRLKDLPCKVEYLSRARTAAQAKAVIKGLATGDVNILIGTHRILGKDIQFKDLGLLIIDEEQKFGVSVKEKLRQLKVNVDTLTMTATPIPRTLQFSLIGARDLSVIQTPPPNRYPIQTEVHTFNEEVIADAINFEMSRNGQVFLVNNRISNLPELKAMIERHIPDCRIAIGHGQMEPTELEKIIFGFVNYDYDVLIATTIIESGIDIPNANTIIINQAQNFGLSDLHQMRGRVGRSNKKAFCYLLAPPLSSLTPEARRRLQAIENFSDLGSGIHIAMQDLDIRGAGNMLGAEQSGFIADLGYETYQKILTEAVHELKTDEFADLYAEELKAEGGVISGEQFVDECQIESDLELLLPATYVTGSSERMLLYRELDSLTLDKDVEAFRNRLVDRFGPVPSETEELLRIVPLRRLAARLGAEKVFLKGGRMSLFFISNPESPYYQSQAFGKVIAYMMKYTRRCDLREQNTRRSMLVKDVKNVETAVGVLQEIVAMQVEE; encoded by the coding sequence ATGACTATTACCGAGCTACAACAACGATATGCCGCCCATCCCAATGTGGAAGCTATGAGTGGTTTACTGAAGAATCCGTCTGTCCGCACCCTTTTCTGTGGCGGACTATGTGCTTCTGCAGCTTCACTGTTTTCGTCTGTGCTGGTGCAGCGTGGAGAATTCCCTTTTGTTTTTATTCTGGGCGATCTGGAAGAGGCGGGATATTTCTACCATGACCTTACGCAGGTGCTGGGAACAGATAAGGTCTTGTTTTTCCCTTCTTCATTTCGCAGGGCAATAAAATACGGACAGAAAGATGCTGCGAATGAAATACTTCGTACTGAAGTGTTGAGTCGCTTGCAGAAAGGCGAAGAAGGACTTTGTGTGGTGACATATCCTGATGCATTGGCCGAAAAGGTCGTTTCCCGGAAAGAATTGGGGGATAAAACCCTGAAACTGCATTCGGGGGAGAATGTGGATACGAACTTCATCATGGAAGTATTGCGTAGCTATGGCTTCGAGTATGTAGATTATGTGTATGAACCGGGACAATATGCCGTACGTGGTAGCATTATCGATGTGTTTTCTTTTTCTTCCGAGTTTCCGTACCGTATTGACTTTTTCGGGGATGAAGTGGAAAGTATCCGCACGTTTGAGGTGGAGACACAGCTTTCCAAAGAAAAGAAAGATAGCATTGTAATTGTCCCTGATTTAAGCCGCAGTCTGGAGCAGGGTGGTGCGAGTGGCATGGTTTCGTTTCTGGATTTTCTGTCGGCGGATACCGTACTGGCAATGCGTGATTTACTTTGGTTGCGTGAGCGCATTCAAACAGTGCATGATGAAACACTTACTCCACAGGCAATTGCTGCCCGCGAAGCAGAAGAAAGTGGCTGTATAACCTTAGATGGCAAGCTGATTGACGGAAGCGAGTTTACACTCCGTGCATTGGATTTCCGTCGTATGGAATTTGGTAATAAACCGACAGGTACACCGGATGCTACGATTACTTTTGATACGTCTGCACAGCCTATCTTCCGCAAGAACTTTGATATGGTGGCTGAGAGTTTCAAAGAATATATGGAGAAGGGATATGCGTTGTACATCTGTAGCGACAGCATGAAACAAACTGACCGTATCCGTGCCATCTTTGAAGACAGGGGGGATCAGATTGCATTTACGGCCGTGGAACGTACGTTGCATGAAGGGTTTGCCGATAATGCCTTGCGGCTTTGTATCTTTACGGATCATCAATTATTCGACCGTTTTCATAAATATAATCTGAAGAGTGATAAAGCACGTAGCGGTAAGGTGGCTCTAAGCTTGAAAGAGCTGAACCAGTTTACTCCGGGAGATTATGTCGTACATACCGATCATGGAGTAGGGCGTTTTTCAGGGCTGGTGCGTATTCCTAACGGAGATACGACACAAGAAGTGATGAAACTGGTCTATCAGAATGAAGACGTGGTGTTTGTTTCCATTCATTCATTGCATAAAGTATCTAAGTATAAAGGTAAGGATGGTGAAGCTCCCCGCCTGAATAAATTAGGTACCGGTGCCTGGGAAAAACTGAAAGAGCGCACCAAAACTAAGATTAAGGATATTGCACGCGATCTTATCAGGTTATATTCTCAGCGTCGGGAGGAAAAAGGATTCCAGTTTAGTGTGGACAGTTTCCTGCAGCGGGAGTTGGAAGCATCGTTTATCTATGAAGATACACCTGATCAGAGTAAGGCTACGGCGGATGTAAAAGCAGATATGGAAAGTAATCGCCCGATGGACCGTTTGGTTTGTGGAGACGTTGGTTTCGGTAAAACGGAAGTGGCAGTCCGTGCAGCTTTTAAGGCGGTGGCGGATAATAAGCAGGTGGCTGTCCTGGTACCTACAACAGTGCTGGCTTACCAACATTTTCAGACGTTCAAGGATCGTTTGAAAGATTTGCCTTGCAAGGTGGAGTATTTAAGCCGTGCCCGCACGGCAGCGCAGGCAAAAGCAGTTATAAAAGGTTTGGCTACCGGAGATGTGAATATACTGATCGGTACACATCGTATTTTAGGTAAAGATATACAATTCAAGGACTTGGGATTACTGATTATTGATGAAGAGCAGAAATTCGGGGTATCTGTAAAAGAGAAACTGCGCCAGCTGAAAGTGAATGTAGATACCTTGACTATGACGGCTACACCTATTCCCCGCACATTGCAATTCTCATTGATAGGGGCACGTGATCTGAGTGTGATACAAACACCTCCGCCCAACCGTTATCCTATTCAGACTGAAGTGCATACCTTTAACGAGGAAGTGATTGCTGATGCCATCAACTTTGAAATGAGTCGTAACGGCCAGGTGTTCCTTGTGAATAACCGTATTTCCAATTTGCCCGAATTGAAAGCAATGATTGAGCGGCACATTCCGGATTGCAGAATAGCTATCGGACATGGGCAGATGGAACCGACAGAACTGGAAAAGATAATCTTTGGCTTTGTCAATTATGACTATGATGTCTTGATAGCTACTACTATTATAGAAAGTGGTATTGATATTCCAAATGCTAATACCATTATTATCAATCAGGCACAGAACTTTGGTTTAAGCGATCTTCACCAGATGCGCGGCCGCGTGGGAAGAAGCAATAAGAAAGCTTTCTGTTATTTGCTGGCACCTCCTCTTTCTTCTTTGACTCCCGAGGCAAGACGTCGTTTGCAGGCTATTGAGAACTTCAGCGATTTGGGTAGTGGAATTCATATTGCTATGCAGGACCTCGATATTCGTGGTGCAGGCAATATGTTGGGGGCAGAACAAAGCGGTTTCATTGCTGATCTTGGTTATGAAACTTATCAGAAGATATTAACGGAAGCTGTTCACGAATTGAAGACTGATGAGTTTGCAGATCTCTATGCTGAAGAGTTGAAAGCCGAAGGTGGTGTCATTAGTGGCGAACAATTTGTTGATGAATGTCAGATAGAAAGTGATCTGGAACTGTTGCTGCCCGCTACATACGTCACGGGCAGTAGTGAGCGTATGTTACTTTACCGCGAGTTGGATAGTCTGACATTGGATAAAGATGTAGAGGCTTTCCGTAACCGGCTTGTCGACCGTTTTGGTCCTGTTCCGTCAGAAACGGAAGAACTACTGCGTATTGTGCCGTTGCGTCGTCTTGCTGCCCGCCTTGGTGCGGAAAAGGTTTTTCTTAAAGGCGGACGTATGTCGCTATTCTTTATTTCCAATCCGGAAAGCCCCTATTATCAGAGTCAAGCATTCGGTAAAGTTATTGCATACATGATGAAGTATACCCGTCGCTGCGATTTGCGCGAACAGAATACCCGTCGTAGTATGCTGGTGAAGGATGTGAAGAATGTGGAAACGGCAGTTGGTGTTTTGCAGGAGATTGTGGCGATGCAGGTGGAAGAATAA
- a CDS encoding polyprenol monophosphomannose synthase: MQTSDSIVIIPTYNERENIENIIRAVFALEKVFHILIIEDGSPDGTANIVKTLQQEFPERLFMIERKGKLGLGTAYIAGFKWALEHNYEYIFEMDADFSHNPADLPRLYKACAEEGADVSIGSRYVSGVNVVNWPMGRVLMSYFASKYVRLITGLPIHDTTAGFKCYRREVLQTIDLDGIRFKGYAFQIEMKFTAYKCGFKIVEVPVIFINRELGTSKMNSSIFGEAVFGVIKLKMHSWFHKYPQAVKNN, encoded by the coding sequence ATGCAGACATCGGACAGCATCGTTATCATTCCTACATACAACGAACGGGAAAACATCGAGAACATCATCCGTGCCGTTTTCGCCCTGGAAAAAGTATTCCATATCCTGATTATAGAAGATGGCTCGCCTGATGGCACTGCCAACATAGTCAAGACCCTTCAGCAAGAGTTTCCCGAACGTTTGTTCATGATAGAACGCAAAGGCAAACTGGGACTGGGTACTGCCTATATCGCAGGCTTCAAATGGGCGCTGGAACATAATTATGAATACATCTTCGAAATGGATGCCGATTTCAGCCACAACCCTGCCGACCTGCCACGCCTGTACAAAGCCTGCGCCGAAGAAGGTGCCGATGTCTCTATCGGTTCACGCTACGTCAGTGGCGTCAATGTAGTGAATTGGCCTATGGGACGGGTATTGATGTCCTACTTTGCCTCCAAGTATGTACGCCTCATCACCGGACTGCCGATACATGATACGACTGCCGGCTTTAAGTGCTACCGTCGCGAGGTATTGCAGACAATTGACCTGGATGGTATCCGCTTCAAAGGTTATGCCTTCCAGATAGAAATGAAATTCACTGCTTACAAATGCGGTTTCAAGATTGTGGAAGTGCCGGTTATCTTTATCAACCGGGAACTGGGTACCTCGAAAATGAACAGCAGTATCTTTGGAGAGGCCGTTTTTGGTGTTATCAAACTGAAAATGCATAGTTGGTTCCATAAATACCCGCAAGCAGTAAAAAACAATTAG
- a CDS encoding dihydroorotase encodes MKRTLIHNATIVNEGRSVQGSVVIEGDRIAEILTYGKKLSVPCDETIDATGCCLLPGIIDDHVHFRDPGLTHKADISTESRAAAAGGVTSIMDMPNTNPLTTTLSALEQKFDLLNEKCIVNHSCYFGATNNNYTEFNQLDKHRVCGIKLFMGSSTGNMLVDKTNSLLNIFNGTDMLIATHCESQEIIKKNTEYYKKMFSDAPEVPISKHPNIRSSAACYASTELAVRMASLAGARLHVLHVSTAKELQFFSDIPLEEKHITAEACVAHLLYRQQDYKELGTRIKCNPSIKKQADRDALRNAVNTGVIDVIATDHAPHLLSEKEGGALKAMSGMPMIQFSLVSMLELAEKGIFSIETIVEKMCHAPAQIYGICDRGYVREGYKADLVLVSHGDRWEVNSENILSKCGWSPLEGNSFRWKVEKTFANGHLIYSDGQVDDTYRGEELRFDYKDK; translated from the coding sequence ATGAAAAGAACACTGATACATAACGCAACAATAGTGAACGAGGGACGCTCTGTACAAGGTTCCGTAGTGATTGAAGGCGACCGGATTGCCGAAATACTTACCTATGGAAAAAAGCTCTCCGTTCCTTGTGATGAAACCATAGACGCTACCGGCTGTTGCCTGTTGCCGGGTATCATCGACGACCATGTACACTTCCGCGATCCGGGATTAACCCACAAAGCGGATATTTCCACCGAAAGTCGTGCAGCCGCCGCAGGTGGTGTCACTTCCATCATGGATATGCCGAACACCAACCCTCTGACTACCACCCTTAGTGCGCTCGAACAAAAGTTTGATTTACTGAATGAGAAGTGTATCGTCAACCACTCCTGCTACTTCGGAGCCACTAATAATAACTATACGGAATTCAACCAGCTGGACAAACATCGTGTATGCGGCATCAAACTTTTCATGGGTTCCAGTACCGGAAATATGCTGGTAGACAAAACAAACAGTCTGCTCAATATATTCAATGGAACAGACATGCTGATTGCTACCCATTGCGAAAGCCAGGAAATCATCAAAAAAAACACTGAATACTATAAGAAAATGTTCAGTGATGCACCGGAAGTTCCTATCAGCAAACATCCTAACATACGTTCTTCAGCCGCTTGTTACGCCTCAACAGAACTTGCGGTACGCATGGCAAGCTTAGCGGGTGCACGTCTGCACGTGCTTCATGTCTCTACAGCCAAAGAACTGCAATTTTTCAGTGATATACCGCTGGAAGAAAAGCATATTACAGCCGAAGCCTGTGTTGCACATCTCTTATACCGCCAACAGGATTATAAAGAACTGGGGACACGCATCAAGTGCAATCCTTCTATAAAGAAACAGGCTGACCGTGATGCTTTACGGAATGCCGTCAATACCGGCGTGATTGATGTGATCGCTACCGATCATGCGCCCCACCTGCTCAGCGAAAAAGAAGGTGGCGCACTGAAAGCCATGTCGGGTATGCCGATGATTCAATTCTCTCTGGTCAGCATGCTCGAACTGGCAGAAAAAGGAATTTTCTCCATTGAAACCATTGTAGAGAAAATGTGCCATGCTCCTGCCCAGATATATGGTATCTGTGATCGCGGTTATGTCCGCGAAGGCTACAAGGCCGACCTTGTACTTGTCAGCCACGGAGACCGTTGGGAAGTCAACTCAGAGAATATTCTCAGCAAGTGCGGATGGAGCCCGCTGGAGGGTAATTCTTTCCGCTGGAAAGTAGAAAAAACATTTGCTAACGGACACCTGATATACAGTGACGGACAAGTAGATGATACTTACCGTGGCGAAGAGTTGAGATTCGATTACAAAGATAAATGA
- a CDS encoding vitamin B12 dependent-methionine synthase activation domain-containing protein, giving the protein MMNSPADKVLTYAIHDVTPYINWIYFFHAWGFRPKEEDRAKASEAMQLLKEANRMLNQLDENYRVHTIFRLCKANADGDNLLLDGTRFPLLRQQIPHPDGSPFLCLSDFVRPLASGIPDTVGIFAASCDGEVELLYEDDPYKRMLVQTLADRLAEAATEKMHEYVRKVAWGYAKDENLSIPELLKEKFQGIRPAVGYPSLPDQSVNFLLNELLHMEQIGITLTENGAMRPHATVCGLMLAHPAARYFAVGKIGNDQLEDYARRRGMPINEVRKFLAANL; this is encoded by the coding sequence ATGATGAACAGCCCTGCGGATAAAGTGTTGACGTACGCTATCCATGACGTTACTCCATACATCAACTGGATATACTTCTTTCATGCATGGGGATTTCGGCCGAAAGAAGAGGACCGTGCTAAAGCTTCCGAGGCAATGCAGCTACTCAAAGAAGCTAACCGGATGCTTAACCAGTTGGATGAGAATTATCGTGTACACACCATTTTCCGTCTTTGTAAGGCTAATGCCGATGGGGATAATTTACTGCTGGACGGCACACGCTTTCCTTTACTCCGCCAACAGATCCCCCATCCGGATGGTAGTCCTTTTCTCTGCCTCAGCGATTTTGTCCGTCCCCTTGCTTCCGGTATACCTGATACGGTGGGTATTTTTGCAGCTTCCTGTGACGGAGAAGTTGAACTTCTCTATGAGGATGATCCCTACAAACGTATGTTGGTACAGACACTTGCCGACCGACTTGCCGAAGCTGCCACCGAAAAAATGCATGAATACGTGCGTAAAGTTGCCTGGGGGTACGCAAAGGACGAAAACCTTTCCATCCCCGAGTTGTTAAAGGAAAAATTCCAAGGCATACGTCCTGCCGTCGGTTACCCTTCTCTGCCCGATCAGTCTGTCAACTTTCTGTTGAATGAATTGCTTCATATGGAGCAAATAGGCATTACGCTTACAGAAAACGGTGCTATGCGTCCACACGCCACTGTTTGCGGATTAATGCTGGCCCATCCTGCCGCACGATATTTTGCAGTAGGCAAGATTGGAAATGATCAATTGGAAGATTATGCACGACGCAGAGGAATGCCAATTAATGAAGTAAGAAAGTTTTTGGCGGCCAATCTCTAA
- a CDS encoding outer membrane beta-barrel protein yields the protein MKRIIILAIIGLCISGASMAQGQKLKGRLIDKDHYPVKNAKVTVKGTNLSTTSDKDGNFFIEDVPLYLDSIQVEKGRKDITVNTPIMISMGRLVIDKRFSWFVKAGVGVSRFLGADETKDKVSFHVGGGVDIKMAKHWSFQPAAYIAHREMEGNTWYYSNETTNYKLTYLEIPLLFAYKFRLSSSMNWVIAAGPYVDCGINGDIRDVRQLQSPNPDGYGSQYTYETEESEAFGKRFTGGVAYSMGVEGRHFTFGLTGRTGWTSWRRSEGFTNLEFEIGYKF from the coding sequence ATGAAACGAATAATTATATTAGCAATTATAGGCCTCTGCATATCAGGAGCATCTATGGCGCAGGGACAAAAACTGAAAGGCAGACTTATTGATAAGGATCATTATCCGGTGAAGAATGCCAAAGTAACCGTAAAAGGCACAAATTTGAGTACTACTTCTGATAAGGATGGTAACTTTTTCATTGAAGATGTACCGCTTTACCTTGATTCCATTCAGGTGGAGAAAGGTAGAAAAGACATCACCGTTAACACACCTATAATGATTTCGATGGGGCGGTTGGTTATAGATAAGCGTTTTTCCTGGTTTGTGAAGGCGGGTGTAGGTGTTAGTCGCTTTTTGGGTGCTGACGAGACGAAAGATAAAGTGTCTTTTCATGTCGGAGGAGGTGTAGACATTAAAATGGCCAAGCATTGGTCTTTCCAGCCGGCAGCTTACATTGCGCACCGTGAAATGGAGGGCAACACATGGTATTATAGTAATGAAACTACCAATTATAAATTGACATATCTGGAAATACCTTTGCTGTTTGCTTATAAGTTCCGTTTAAGTTCTTCGATGAATTGGGTAATTGCTGCCGGCCCTTATGTAGATTGCGGCATTAATGGGGATATTCGTGATGTGAGACAACTTCAGAGCCCTAACCCGGATGGCTATGGCTCTCAGTATACATACGAAACAGAAGAATCTGAAGCTTTTGGTAAACGTTTTACCGGTGGAGTAGCTTATAGTATGGGAGTAGAGGGACGCCATTTCACATTCGGACTGACCGGACGTACAGGTTGGACTTCATGGCGTAGGAGTGAAGGGTTTACAAATCTGGAGTTTGAAATAGGATATAAATTCTGA
- a CDS encoding porin family protein encodes MKKLIITMLMTIAGLTTLMAQQTHDIKGVVTDKRNEPIVGALVTAEGTDISSITDIDGKFLLRDVPVDAKKVIVESIGMETTDAKIDRPIMMAARPKRLSLVVEAGIDWSRYTAEGSDTKNGYHFGVGMEVRMSKRWAFRPMVQLASRGAEYNFTEGSYSYKETWNPLMLDVPLNFLVRYDLARNMSLVLSFGPVFSWGLSGKVKVSETGKEDAEYDIYSKDYESSWGNYKHALLHPLGFGMTYGIGVEYKKLMINVSGKNMGIIAEDEGLGDVKEHNFVLGASVSYRF; translated from the coding sequence ATGAAAAAACTGATTATAACCATGCTTATGACGATTGCCGGACTGACAACCCTCATGGCACAGCAGACGCACGATATAAAAGGTGTGGTAACTGACAAGAGAAACGAACCGATAGTAGGTGCTTTGGTCACCGCAGAAGGTACCGACATCAGTTCTATAACCGATATCGACGGTAAATTCCTGTTACGGGACGTACCTGTTGATGCTAAGAAAGTGATCGTAGAGTCAATCGGTATGGAGACTACCGATGCAAAGATTGATCGGCCGATAATGATGGCTGCTCGCCCGAAGCGTCTCTCGTTGGTAGTGGAAGCCGGAATAGACTGGAGCCGTTATACGGCAGAGGGCTCTGATACAAAAAATGGTTATCACTTTGGTGTAGGTATGGAAGTGCGTATGTCTAAGCGTTGGGCATTTCGTCCGATGGTGCAACTGGCCAGTCGTGGTGCGGAATATAACTTCACGGAAGGATCATACTCTTATAAGGAAACCTGGAATCCGTTGATGCTGGATGTACCGTTGAACTTTCTGGTACGTTATGACCTGGCTCGTAATATGAGTTTAGTACTTTCTTTCGGCCCGGTATTTTCATGGGGACTTAGCGGTAAAGTGAAAGTTTCAGAAACGGGTAAGGAAGATGCTGAATATGACATTTATAGTAAAGATTATGAGAGTAGCTGGGGAAATTATAAGCATGCATTGCTGCATCCGCTCGGGTTCGGTATGACTTATGGCATAGGTGTGGAATATAAGAAGCTTATGATAAACGTTTCCGGTAAGAATATGGGAATTATTGCGGAGGATGAAGGACTGGGAGATGTGAAGGAACATAACTTTGTGCTGGGTGCCAGTGTTTCATACCGTTTCTGA
- a CDS encoding RNA polymerase sigma factor, protein MENVEQEFLSVIREYERVIYKVCYLYTTPNATLNDLYQDVVLNLWRAYPKFRRECKVSTWIYRIALNTCISFIRKEKNIPEIVTLSQDSDRMEESDETQAMLKQLYRMINRLGPLEKSIILLYLEEKSYEEIAEITGLTVTNVATKISRIKDKLRKMNKEE, encoded by the coding sequence ATGGAGAATGTAGAACAGGAGTTCTTGTCCGTGATACGGGAGTATGAACGCGTCATATATAAAGTGTGCTATCTGTACACGACGCCGAATGCTACTCTTAACGACCTGTATCAGGACGTCGTGCTCAATTTGTGGAGAGCCTACCCCAAGTTCCGGAGAGAGTGCAAAGTATCCACATGGATTTACCGCATCGCACTGAATACTTGTATTAGCTTTATTCGCAAAGAAAAGAACATTCCCGAAATCGTGACTCTAAGCCAGGACTCCGACCGAATGGAAGAATCGGACGAAACACAAGCCATGCTAAAGCAGCTCTACCGGATGATTAATCGTCTGGGTCCGTTAGAGAAGTCTATTATTCTGCTTTATCTGGAAGAAAAAAGCTACGAGGAAATTGCTGAAATCACCGGTCTGACGGTAACAAACGTCGCTACTAAAATCAGCCGGATCAAAGACAAACTTAGAAAAATGAACAAGGAGGAATAA
- a CDS encoding metallophosphoesterase, translating to MHRITLLLILFLLIPDLYIYFMYIVRKTKNILLRIAHWIPTLLLIAGYFLLMQGIGENAMAHHAQAIGRLAICIFLFAIPKTIFMICSLVGLPFHYLLRWPRSPFTAVGLVLGIVSFFNILYGTLVGISKFEVKDIEFYHPNLPKAFDGYRIVQLSDIHIGSWIDNEKPINELVELVNAQKPDLIVFTGDLVNQRSCELEGFQDILAQLHAKDGVYSILGNHDYGSYYHWKNLKEQVNNIDNLVRVQKTMGWKLLNNEYDILHHEGDSIALIGVENDGEPPFSQFADLKKATKGTDSMFRILLSHNPTHWRREVLPDTDIELMLAGHTHAMQAIMFGHSLASLIYPEWGGMYTEGDRGLYVNIGIGYVGLPFRFGAWPEITVITLRN from the coding sequence ATGCACAGAATAACCCTACTCCTTATCCTTTTTTTATTGATCCCCGATTTGTACATCTACTTTATGTACATTGTTCGGAAAACTAAAAACATCTTGCTGCGCATTGCGCACTGGATCCCCACTCTTTTATTGATAGCAGGCTACTTTCTGTTGATGCAGGGCATAGGCGAAAATGCGATGGCACACCATGCACAAGCCATCGGAAGACTGGCTATCTGCATTTTCCTGTTTGCCATCCCCAAGACCATCTTTATGATATGTTCGTTGGTGGGGCTGCCTTTTCACTATTTGCTGCGCTGGCCCCGTTCACCGTTTACGGCTGTAGGGTTAGTATTGGGTATAGTCAGTTTCTTTAATATACTTTATGGCACCCTAGTGGGTATCAGCAAATTTGAAGTGAAGGATATCGAATTTTACCACCCCAATCTTCCGAAAGCATTTGACGGTTACCGTATCGTGCAACTATCGGATATACATATCGGAAGCTGGATAGACAATGAGAAACCCATCAATGAACTGGTAGAACTCGTAAACGCCCAGAAACCCGATCTGATAGTATTTACCGGTGACCTGGTGAATCAAAGAAGTTGCGAACTGGAAGGATTTCAGGACATTCTGGCACAATTACATGCCAAAGATGGAGTATATTCCATTCTGGGTAACCATGACTACGGAAGTTACTATCATTGGAAAAACCTGAAAGAACAGGTTAATAACATTGACAATCTGGTTCGGGTGCAAAAGACAATGGGATGGAAACTACTGAACAATGAGTATGATATATTACATCATGAGGGGGACAGCATCGCACTTATCGGTGTAGAGAATGATGGCGAACCTCCTTTCTCACAATTTGCCGACCTGAAAAAAGCGACTAAAGGTACAGATAGCATGTTCCGCATTCTGTTAAGCCATAATCCTACGCACTGGCGCCGGGAAGTACTGCCGGATACAGACATCGAACTGATGCTTGCCGGACATACTCATGCGATGCAGGCTATAATGTTCGGTCATTCACTTGCTTCGCTGATTTATCCTGAATGGGGAGGGATGTACACTGAAGGAGATCGGGGATTATATGTCAATATAGGAATCGGCTATGTAGGACTACCGTTCCGCTTCGGGGCATGGCCGGAAATTACAGTGATAACGTTGCGTAATTAG